Proteins co-encoded in one Streptomyces roseochromogenus subsp. oscitans DS 12.976 genomic window:
- a CDS encoding sensor histidine kinase, which yields MRVPRLPRPRSLAGQLFAMQAVLIALVVAGYALFTYVSDQRQAEDAAVRQVTAVARSIADAPSVRSAIHTSAPSAALEPYALQVMRDADVDFVTIMNPDGIRWTHPDRRQIGKRFLGRIDPAVHGHTFTETYTGTLGPSVRAVTPVEENGRVIGLVSAGIKVEEISARVQDQVTALLGVAGGTLLLGAVGTYVVNARLRRHTHGMNATELSRMHDYHQAALHAVREGLLMLDGQYKVALINDGGRELLGVDSEDEVIGRSVADLGLPAPLTGALLSSQPRVDEVHLTATRVLMVNTSPVSGGEQRGTVVTLRDVTELQSLMGELDSERGFTQALRSQAHEAANRLHTVVSLIELGRAEEAVAFATAELELAQALTDQVVAAVGEPVLAALLLGKTAQANERGVELVVSPDSRLDDGLLPEGLSARDLVTILGNLIDNAVDAAQGSAVARVTVTAYASDTELVLRVSDTGPGVDPAHADLVFQRGFSTKPAGPGGRGLGLALVRQAVTRHEGTLTVAEPDEDGEGGAMFEVRLPLRSAVGDGR from the coding sequence ATGCGCGTCCCCCGTCTCCCCCGGCCCCGCAGCCTGGCCGGCCAGCTGTTCGCCATGCAGGCCGTGCTGATCGCGCTGGTCGTGGCCGGGTACGCGCTGTTCACCTACGTCAGCGACCAGCGGCAGGCCGAGGACGCGGCGGTCCGCCAGGTCACCGCGGTGGCCCGGTCGATCGCGGACGCCCCCTCGGTCCGCTCGGCGATCCACACCTCCGCCCCCTCGGCCGCGCTGGAGCCCTACGCCCTGCAGGTCATGCGGGACGCCGACGTCGACTTCGTCACGATCATGAACCCGGACGGGATCCGCTGGACCCACCCCGACCGCCGTCAGATCGGCAAACGCTTCCTCGGCCGTATCGACCCCGCCGTGCACGGCCACACCTTCACCGAGACCTACACCGGCACCCTCGGCCCCTCCGTCCGTGCGGTCACCCCGGTCGAGGAGAACGGCCGGGTCATCGGCCTGGTCAGCGCCGGCATCAAGGTGGAGGAGATCAGCGCCCGGGTCCAGGACCAGGTCACGGCACTGCTCGGGGTGGCCGGCGGCACGCTGCTGCTGGGCGCGGTCGGCACGTACGTCGTCAACGCCCGGCTGCGCCGCCACACCCACGGCATGAACGCCACCGAGCTGAGCCGGATGCACGACTACCACCAGGCGGCGCTGCACGCGGTCCGCGAGGGCCTGCTGATGCTGGACGGGCAGTACAAGGTGGCGCTGATCAACGACGGCGGGCGGGAGTTGCTGGGCGTCGATTCCGAGGACGAGGTGATCGGCCGCTCGGTCGCCGACCTCGGCCTGCCGGCCCCGCTGACCGGGGCCCTGCTGTCCTCGCAGCCCCGGGTGGACGAGGTGCATCTGACGGCGACCCGGGTGCTGATGGTGAACACGTCGCCGGTGTCGGGAGGTGAGCAGCGAGGGACAGTGGTGACCTTGCGCGATGTCACCGAACTCCAGTCGCTGATGGGCGAGTTGGACTCGGAGCGCGGCTTCACGCAGGCCCTGCGCTCACAGGCGCACGAAGCCGCCAACCGCCTGCACACGGTGGTGTCGCTGATCGAGCTGGGCCGGGCCGAGGAGGCGGTGGCGTTCGCCACGGCGGAACTGGAGCTGGCCCAGGCGCTGACCGACCAGGTGGTCGCGGCGGTCGGCGAACCGGTGCTCGCGGCCCTGCTGCTCGGCAAGACGGCCCAGGCCAACGAGCGGGGCGTGGAACTGGTGGTGTCCCCGGACAGCCGCCTCGACGACGGCCTGCTCCCCGAGGGCCTGTCCGCGCGGGACCTGGTCACCATCCTCGGCAACCTGATCGACAACGCGGTGGACGCGGCGCAGGGCAGTGCGGTGGCGCGGGTCACCGTGACGGCGTACGCCTCGGACACCGAACTGGTCCTGCGGGTGTCCGACACGGGCCCCGGTGTCGACCCGGCCCATGCCGACCTGGTATTCCAGCGGGGGTTCTCGACGAAGCCGGCCGGGCCGGGCGGCCGGGGCCTCGGACTGGCCCTGGTCCGGCAGGCGGTGACCCGCCACGAGGGCACGTTGACGGTGGCGGAGCCGGACGAGGACGGCGAGGGCGGAGCGATGTTCGAGGTGCGGTTGCCGCTGCGCTCGGCGGTGGGTGACGGCAGATGA
- a CDS encoding response regulator, producing the protein MTVDQQPIRVLVVEDDPVAADAHVLYVGRVPGFVAVGKAHTGAEARRVLDRTPVDLLLLDLHLPDVHGLQFARSLRAAGHHADVIAVTSARDLAVVREGVSLGVVQYVLKPFTFATLRDRLVRYAEFHAAAGEASGQDEVDRALATLRAPSPAALPKGLSAPTLERVTGALREAAAGLTAAGVAEAVGISRITARRYLEHLVDTGRAARSPQYGQVGRPELVYRWVPQGR; encoded by the coding sequence ATGACCGTGGACCAGCAGCCGATCCGCGTCCTCGTGGTCGAGGACGACCCGGTCGCCGCCGACGCCCATGTGCTGTACGTCGGCCGGGTGCCGGGCTTCGTCGCGGTCGGCAAGGCTCACACGGGCGCGGAGGCCCGCCGCGTCCTGGACCGTACGCCCGTGGACCTGCTGCTCCTGGACCTGCACCTCCCCGACGTCCACGGCCTGCAGTTCGCCCGCTCCCTGCGCGCGGCCGGCCATCACGCGGACGTCATAGCGGTCACCTCGGCACGCGATCTGGCGGTCGTGCGGGAGGGCGTCTCGCTGGGCGTGGTCCAGTACGTGTTGAAGCCGTTCACCTTCGCGACGCTGAGGGACCGGCTCGTCCGCTACGCCGAGTTCCACGCGGCGGCGGGCGAGGCGAGCGGCCAGGACGAGGTCGACCGCGCGCTGGCGACCCTGCGAGCGCCGTCGCCCGCGGCGCTGCCGAAGGGGCTGAGCGCGCCCACGCTGGAGCGGGTGACGGGCGCACTGCGCGAGGCCGCGGCCGGACTGACCGCGGCCGGGGTGGCCGAGGCGGTCGGCATCTCCCGCATCACCGCGCGCCGCTACCTGGAACACCTGGTCGACACGGGCCGCGCCGCACGCAGCCCGCAGTACGGACAGGTGGGGCGGCCGGAGCTGGTTTATCGGTGGGTTCCGCAAGGGCGGTGA
- a CDS encoding extracellular solute-binding protein produces the protein MPVRPTAALSALLTAALAATALTACGSGSGTSPNTLKVSYKQSTDNSVKVMDTYLAGIKKEFEKKYPGKKVEFVPVKAPDSEYYTKVQQMLRSPRTAPDLVYEDTFLINSDITSGYLKPLDPYLAKWPDWGQFIDTAKAAARGQDGKTYGVPDGTDTRGLWFDKRVFRKAGLPLNWQPKNWDDVLAAARTIKQKVPGVTPLNVYTGKQAGERATMQGFEMLLYGTGDGTSDPLYDTTTKKWITAGQGFTDALKFVETVYKEKLGPDVSDALDPNFATTVMGELLPQSKIGIDLDGSWLPQTWLPGSGHEWPDWSQQLGLAYMPTQHGQAPGKVSMSGGWTWAVPAKAGHPDLAFDFIKTMQTEANAKKWYIADSGISVRKDVAADPSYATAQPGIKFFTDLVATTHYRPAYPAYPKVSTAIQEAMESVTTGDASAEKAVGTYDSALKDVTGGQVVQK, from the coding sequence ATGCCCGTGCGCCCCACCGCCGCCCTCTCCGCCCTCCTCACCGCCGCCCTCGCCGCCACCGCCCTCACCGCGTGCGGCTCGGGCTCCGGAACCAGCCCGAACACGCTCAAGGTGTCCTACAAGCAGTCGACCGACAACTCGGTCAAGGTGATGGACACCTATCTCGCCGGGATCAAGAAGGAGTTCGAGAAGAAGTACCCGGGCAAGAAGGTCGAGTTCGTCCCCGTCAAGGCCCCGGATTCCGAGTACTACACCAAGGTCCAGCAGATGCTCCGCTCGCCGCGGACCGCACCGGATCTGGTCTACGAGGACACCTTCCTCATCAACTCCGACATCACCAGCGGGTACTTGAAACCGCTCGACCCGTACCTGGCCAAGTGGCCGGACTGGGGGCAGTTCATCGACACCGCGAAGGCGGCGGCCCGGGGGCAGGACGGGAAGACGTACGGCGTCCCGGACGGGACCGACACCCGGGGGCTGTGGTTCGACAAGCGCGTCTTCCGCAAAGCCGGGCTGCCGCTGAACTGGCAGCCGAAGAACTGGGACGACGTACTCGCCGCCGCCCGCACCATCAAGCAGAAGGTGCCCGGCGTCACCCCGCTCAACGTCTACACCGGCAAGCAGGCCGGTGAGCGGGCCACCATGCAGGGATTCGAGATGCTCCTGTACGGCACGGGCGACGGCACCTCGGATCCGCTCTACGACACCACGACAAAGAAGTGGATCACTGCCGGCCAGGGCTTCACGGACGCGCTCAAGTTCGTCGAGACCGTGTACAAGGAGAAGCTCGGCCCCGACGTCTCCGACGCCCTCGATCCCAACTTCGCCACCACCGTCATGGGCGAGCTTCTCCCCCAGAGCAAGATCGGCATCGACCTCGACGGCTCCTGGCTTCCGCAGACCTGGCTCCCCGGCAGCGGCCACGAGTGGCCCGACTGGTCCCAGCAGCTGGGCCTCGCGTACATGCCCACCCAGCACGGGCAGGCGCCCGGGAAGGTGAGCATGTCCGGCGGGTGGACCTGGGCCGTCCCGGCCAAGGCGGGCCACCCGGACCTCGCCTTCGACTTCATCAAGACCATGCAGACCGAGGCCAACGCCAAGAAGTGGTACATCGCCGACTCCGGCATCTCCGTGCGCAAGGACGTCGCCGCCGACCCGTCGTACGCCACCGCCCAGCCCGGCATCAAGTTCTTCACCGACCTGGTCGCCACCACGCACTACCGGCCCGCGTATCCGGCGTACCCGAAGGTGTCGACCGCGATCCAGGAGGCGATGGAGAGCGTGACGACCGGTGACGCGTCGGCCGAGAAGGCGGTGGGTACGTACGACTCGGCGCTCAAGGACGTCACCGGCGGCCAAGTGGTCCAGAAGTGA
- a CDS encoding carbohydrate ABC transporter permease, with amino-acid sequence MRHHRPRITRALPLSPAVVLLLLFLAGPIAYCVYIAFTDLQLTGQAHASFVGFANFRHAFQDAEFRNAVWLTLVFTVLSSLIGQNTLGLALAALMKRASKPVRTLTGGVVITAWVLPEVVAGFLLYAFFRREGTLNALLEWLHLPRQNWLFTLPVLAVSFANVWRGTAFSMLVYSAALDEIPSEITEAAEVDGAGGWRRMWHITLPMIRRSIGTNLMLNTLQTLSVFGLIWVMTRGGPGNKSQTLPLFMYEQAFQNSMIGYATAVALLLLLVGSLFSVVYLRLLRTEV; translated from the coding sequence GTGAGGCACCACCGGCCCCGGATCACCCGGGCCCTCCCCCTCTCCCCCGCCGTCGTCCTCCTGCTGCTCTTTCTCGCCGGGCCGATCGCCTACTGCGTCTACATCGCCTTCACCGACCTGCAGTTGACCGGTCAGGCGCATGCGTCGTTCGTCGGGTTCGCCAACTTCCGGCACGCCTTTCAGGACGCGGAGTTCCGGAACGCGGTCTGGCTGACGCTGGTGTTCACCGTGCTGTCCTCGCTCATCGGGCAGAACACCCTGGGGCTCGCCCTGGCCGCGCTGATGAAGCGGGCCTCCAAGCCGGTGCGCACGCTCACCGGCGGGGTGGTCATCACGGCCTGGGTGCTGCCGGAGGTGGTGGCCGGGTTTCTGCTGTACGCCTTCTTCCGGCGCGAGGGGACGCTCAACGCCCTCCTGGAGTGGCTCCATCTGCCCCGCCAGAACTGGCTGTTCACACTGCCCGTCCTCGCCGTGTCCTTCGCCAACGTCTGGCGCGGTACGGCGTTCTCGATGCTCGTCTACTCCGCCGCCCTCGACGAGATACCGAGCGAGATCACCGAGGCCGCCGAGGTGGACGGGGCCGGCGGCTGGCGGCGGATGTGGCACATCACGCTGCCGATGATCCGGCGGTCCATCGGCACCAACCTCATGCTCAACACCCTGCAGACGCTGTCCGTCTTCGGGCTGATCTGGGTGATGACCCGGGGCGGGCCCGGCAACAAGAGCCAGACGCTGCCGCTGTTCATGTACGAGCAGGCCTTCCAGAACAGCATGATCGGGTACGCCACCGCGGTCGCCCTGCTCCTGCTGCTCGTCGGGTCCCTGTTCTCGGTCGTGTATCTGCGGCTGCTGCGGACGGAGGTGTGA
- a CDS encoding carbohydrate ABC transporter permease, which yields MPRKRTSRRLAADLSLLVVAVAFALPLAWVVLSSVDPHAGLRVRVPDGFTLGNFDAILTPDITYTPLLNSLILCGGGTALTVVCAALAAYPLSRFRSRLNRPFLLTILFATSLPITAIMVPVYALFVRVNLIDTLQGTIFFFAASQLPFAIWLMKNFMDGVPKELEEAAWTDGASSPQSLVRIVLPLMGPGLAVVTVFSFVMMWGNFFVPFMLLLSPDQMPASVSINDFFGNRGMVAYGQLAAFSVIYSTPVILLYVLVARRLGGGFALGGAVKG from the coding sequence ATGCCCCGCAAACGCACCTCCCGCCGGCTCGCCGCCGATCTCTCCCTGCTGGTCGTGGCCGTCGCCTTCGCGCTGCCCCTCGCCTGGGTGGTGCTGTCCTCCGTGGATCCGCACGCCGGTCTGCGGGTCAGGGTCCCGGACGGGTTCACCCTGGGCAACTTCGACGCGATCCTCACCCCGGACATCACCTACACCCCGCTGCTCAACAGCCTGATCCTGTGCGGCGGCGGCACCGCGCTGACCGTCGTGTGCGCCGCGCTGGCCGCGTATCCGCTGTCCCGGTTCCGCTCCCGGCTCAACCGGCCGTTCCTGCTGACGATCCTGTTCGCGACGAGCCTGCCGATCACCGCGATCATGGTGCCCGTGTACGCGCTGTTCGTACGGGTGAACCTGATCGACACCCTGCAAGGCACGATCTTCTTCTTCGCCGCCTCCCAGCTCCCGTTCGCCATCTGGCTGATGAAGAACTTCATGGACGGGGTGCCGAAGGAGCTGGAGGAGGCGGCCTGGACGGACGGGGCGTCCTCGCCGCAGTCCCTGGTCCGGATCGTGCTGCCACTGATGGGGCCGGGGCTCGCCGTCGTCACCGTGTTCTCGTTCGTGATGATGTGGGGGAACTTCTTCGTCCCGTTCATGCTGCTGCTCAGCCCGGACCAGATGCCGGCCTCGGTCAGCATCAACGACTTCTTCGGCAACCGGGGCATGGTGGCCTACGGCCAGCTCGCCGCGTTCTCCGTCATCTATTCGACGCCGGTGATCCTGCTCTACGTCCTGGTGGCCCGCAGACTGGGCGGTGGCTTCGCACTCGGTGGGGCGGTGAAGGGGTAA
- a CDS encoding ATP-dependent 6-phosphofructokinase yields MRIGVLTAGGDCPGLNAVIRSVVHRAVAQYGDEVIGFEDGYRGLLDRHYRSLDLEAVSGILARGGTILGSSRLERDRLREACDKATDMVEEFGIDALIPIGGEGTLTAARMLSDAGLPVVGVPKTIDNDISSTDRTFGFDTAVGVATEAMDRLKTTAESHQRVMVVEVMGRHAGWIALESGMAAGAHGICLPERPFDPAHLIKMVEERFDRGKKFAVICVAEGAHPVEGTMDYGKGEIDQYGHERFQGIGTALAYELERRLGKEAKPVILGHVQRGGVPTAYDRVLATRFGWHAVEAAHRGEFGKMTALRGTDIQMVPLAEAVTELKTVPKDRMDEAESVF; encoded by the coding sequence ATGCGCATCGGAGTTCTCACCGCAGGCGGCGACTGCCCCGGCCTGAACGCCGTGATCCGGTCGGTCGTGCACCGGGCGGTGGCGCAGTACGGCGACGAGGTCATCGGCTTCGAGGACGGCTACCGGGGTCTGCTCGACCGCCACTACCGCTCCCTCGACCTGGAAGCGGTCAGCGGCATCCTGGCCCGCGGCGGCACCATCCTCGGCTCCTCCCGGCTGGAGCGCGACCGGTTGCGCGAGGCCTGCGACAAGGCGACCGACATGGTCGAGGAGTTCGGCATCGACGCGCTGATCCCGATCGGCGGCGAGGGCACCCTGACCGCGGCCCGTATGCTCTCCGACGCGGGCCTCCCGGTCGTCGGCGTCCCCAAGACCATCGACAACGACATCTCCTCCACCGACCGCACCTTCGGCTTCGACACCGCCGTCGGCGTCGCCACCGAGGCGATGGACCGGCTGAAGACGACCGCCGAGTCCCATCAGCGCGTGATGGTCGTCGAGGTCATGGGCCGGCACGCCGGCTGGATCGCCCTGGAGTCCGGCATGGCCGCCGGCGCCCACGGCATCTGCCTGCCCGAGCGGCCCTTCGACCCCGCGCACCTGATCAAGATGGTCGAGGAGCGCTTCGACCGCGGCAAGAAGTTCGCCGTCATCTGCGTCGCCGAGGGCGCCCACCCCGTCGAGGGCACCATGGACTACGGCAAGGGCGAGATCGACCAGTACGGCCACGAGCGCTTCCAGGGCATCGGCACGGCGCTCGCGTACGAACTGGAGCGGCGCCTCGGCAAGGAGGCCAAGCCGGTCATCCTCGGTCACGTCCAGCGCGGCGGCGTCCCCACCGCCTACGACCGCGTCCTCGCCACCCGCTTCGGCTGGCACGCGGTCGAGGCCGCGCACCGCGGCGAGTTCGGCAAGATGACCGCGCTGCGCGGCACCGACATCCAGATGGTGCCGCTCGCGGAGGCGGTCACCGAGCTGAAGACGGTACCGAAGGACCGGATGGACGAGGCCGAGTCGGTCTTCTAG
- the pta gene encoding phosphate acetyltransferase, translated as MTRSVYVTGIDRGDGRQVVELGVMELLTRQVDRVGVFRPLVHDGPDRLFELLRSRYRLSQDPATVYGMDYHEASALQAEQGTDELVSALVDRFHLVARDYDVVLVLGTDFADTQLPDELSLNARLANEFGASVIPVVGGRKQSAESVLAETRNAYRAYDGLGCDVLAMAVNRVAREDRGLIAERLDARMPVPCYVLPDEPALSAPTVSQIGHALGAKILLGDDSGLARDALDFVFGGAMLPNLLTALTPGCLVVTPGDRADLVVGSLAAHSAGTPPIAGVLLTLNEVPTEEILTLAARLAPGTPVLSVTGNSFPTAEQLFSLEGKMTAATPRKAETALGLFERYADTADLARRVSAPSSDRVTPMMFEHKLLEQARSDRRRVVLPEGTEARVLHAAEVLLRRGVCDLTLLGPEDQIRKKAADLGIDLGDTQLIDPATSELRDSFAEKYAALRAHKGVTVELAYDVVSDVNYFGTLMVQEGLADGMVSGSVHSTAATIRPAFEIIKTKPDSSIVSSVFFMCLADKVLVYGDCAVNPDPNAQALADIAIQSASTAAQFGVEPRIAMLSYSTGTSGSGADVDKVREATELARSRRPDLKIEGPIQYDAAVEPSVAATKLPDSDVAGQATVLIFPDLNTGNNTYKAVQRSAGAIAVGPVLQGLRKPVNDLSRGALVQDIVNTVAITAIQAQTSAN; from the coding sequence GTGACGCGCAGCGTGTACGTGACCGGGATCGATCGCGGTGACGGCCGCCAGGTCGTGGAGCTGGGAGTCATGGAACTGCTGACCCGGCAGGTCGACCGGGTGGGCGTCTTCCGGCCGCTCGTGCACGACGGCCCCGATCGCCTGTTCGAGTTGCTGCGGTCGCGCTACCGCCTCTCGCAGGACCCGGCGACCGTCTACGGCATGGACTACCACGAGGCGTCCGCGCTCCAGGCCGAGCAGGGCACCGACGAGCTGGTCTCGGCGCTGGTCGACCGCTTCCACCTGGTGGCGCGGGACTACGACGTGGTCCTCGTCCTCGGCACCGACTTCGCCGACACCCAGCTGCCGGACGAGCTGTCCCTGAACGCCCGTCTCGCCAACGAGTTCGGCGCCTCCGTGATCCCGGTGGTCGGCGGCCGCAAGCAGTCCGCCGAGTCCGTCCTCGCGGAGACCCGCAACGCCTACCGCGCCTACGACGGCCTCGGCTGCGACGTGCTCGCCATGGCGGTCAACCGGGTGGCCCGCGAGGACCGCGGCCTGATCGCCGAGCGGCTCGACGCCCGGATGCCGGTGCCCTGCTACGTGCTGCCCGACGAGCCCGCGCTGTCCGCGCCGACCGTCTCCCAGATCGGCCACGCCCTGGGCGCCAAGATCCTGCTCGGCGACGACTCGGGCCTCGCCCGGGACGCGCTGGACTTCGTCTTCGGCGGCGCGATGCTGCCGAACCTGCTCACCGCCCTGACCCCGGGCTGCCTGGTCGTGACCCCGGGCGACCGCGCCGACCTGGTCGTCGGCTCACTGGCCGCGCACAGCGCCGGCACCCCGCCGATAGCCGGCGTGCTGCTCACCCTGAACGAGGTGCCGACCGAGGAGATCCTGACCCTCGCGGCCCGGCTCGCCCCGGGCACCCCGGTCCTCTCCGTGACCGGCAACAGCTTCCCCACCGCCGAGCAGCTGTTCTCGCTGGAGGGGAAGATGACCGCGGCCACCCCGCGCAAGGCGGAGACCGCCCTCGGCCTGTTCGAGCGGTACGCCGACACCGCCGACCTGGCCCGCCGGGTCTCGGCGCCGAGCAGCGACCGGGTCACCCCGATGATGTTCGAGCACAAACTCCTGGAACAGGCCCGCTCCGACCGGCGCCGGGTCGTCCTCCCGGAGGGCACCGAGGCGCGGGTGCTGCACGCGGCCGAGGTGCTGCTGCGCCGCGGGGTCTGCGACCTGACCCTGCTCGGGCCGGAGGACCAGATCCGCAAGAAGGCCGCCGACCTCGGCATCGACCTCGGCGACACCCAGCTGATCGACCCGGCCACCTCGGAACTGCGGGACTCCTTCGCCGAGAAGTACGCCGCGCTGCGCGCTCACAAGGGCGTCACGGTCGAACTCGCCTACGACGTCGTGTCGGACGTCAACTACTTCGGCACCCTGATGGTCCAGGAGGGCCTGGCCGACGGCATGGTCTCCGGCTCGGTGCACTCCACGGCGGCCACCATCCGCCCCGCCTTCGAGATCATCAAGACCAAGCCGGACTCCTCGATCGTCTCGTCCGTCTTCTTCATGTGCCTCGCCGACAAGGTGCTGGTCTACGGCGACTGCGCGGTCAACCCGGACCCGAACGCGCAAGCGCTCGCGGACATCGCCATCCAGTCGGCGTCCACGGCCGCACAGTTCGGCGTGGAGCCCAGGATCGCGATGCTGTCGTACTCCACCGGCACCTCCGGCTCCGGCGCCGACGTCGACAAGGTGCGCGAGGCCACCGAGCTGGCGCGCTCGCGCCGGCCCGACCTGAAGATCGAGGGGCCGATCCAGTACGACGCGGCCGTGGAGCCGTCGGTCGCGGCCACCAAGCTGCCGGACTCCGATGTCGCCGGGCAGGCAACGGTTCTGATCTTCCCGGACCTCAATACAGGCAACAACACGTACAAGGCCGTGCAGCGCTCGGCCGGCGCGATCGCCGTCGGCCCGGTCCTGCAGGGTCTGCGCAAGCCCGTCAACGACCTGTCCCGCGGCGCCCTCGTCCAGGACATCGTCAACACCGTCGCCATCACGGCGATCCAGGCCCAGACGTCCGCCAACTGA
- a CDS encoding acetate kinase produces the protein MTATRAATRVLVLNSGSSSVKYQLLDMRDASRLAVGLVERIGEQTSRLKHTCLTTGDTREHTGPIADHDAALKAVAEELTRDGLGLESPELAAIGHRVVHGGLFFTEPTVIDDEVLAEIERLIPVAPLHNPANLTGIRTAQALRPDLPQVAVFDTAFHTTMPESAARYAIDPKTADRHRIRRYGFHGTSHAYVSRETARLLGKNPSEVNVIVLHLGNGASASAVEKGRCVDTSMGLTPLEGLVMGTRSGDLDPAVIFHLARVGGMSMDEIDTLLNKRSGLLGLCGDNDMREIRRRIDEGDEEAALAFDIYIHRLKKYIGAYYAVLGTVDAVAFTAGVGENAAPVREAAIAGLEGLGLAVDPELNAVRADEARLISPKDARVAVAVVPTDEELEIATQTYALVGKNN, from the coding sequence GTGACAGCAACACGCGCGGCGACTCGCGTCCTCGTCCTCAACTCCGGCTCCTCGTCGGTGAAGTACCAGCTGCTCGACATGCGCGACGCGAGCCGACTGGCCGTCGGCCTGGTGGAGCGCATCGGCGAGCAGACCTCCCGGCTCAAGCACACCTGCCTCACCACCGGCGACACCCGCGAGCACACCGGGCCCATCGCCGACCACGACGCCGCGCTCAAGGCGGTCGCCGAGGAGCTGACCCGGGACGGCCTCGGCCTCGAATCGCCGGAGCTGGCCGCGATCGGGCACCGGGTGGTGCACGGCGGCCTGTTCTTCACCGAGCCGACCGTCATCGACGACGAGGTGCTCGCCGAGATCGAGCGGCTGATCCCGGTCGCCCCGCTGCACAACCCGGCCAACCTCACCGGCATCCGCACCGCCCAGGCGCTCCGCCCCGACCTGCCCCAGGTCGCCGTCTTCGACACCGCGTTCCACACGACGATGCCGGAGTCCGCGGCGCGCTACGCGATCGACCCGAAGACCGCCGACCGCCACCGCATCCGCCGCTACGGCTTCCACGGCACCTCGCACGCGTACGTCTCGCGGGAGACCGCGCGGCTGCTGGGCAAGAATCCGTCCGAGGTCAACGTCATCGTGCTGCACCTGGGCAACGGCGCCTCCGCGTCCGCGGTCGAGAAGGGCCGGTGCGTGGACACCTCCATGGGGCTGACTCCGCTGGAGGGGCTCGTGATGGGGACGCGCTCCGGTGATCTGGATCCCGCCGTCATCTTCCATTTGGCACGGGTTGGCGGAATGTCCATGGACGAGATCGACACTCTTCTCAACAAGAGGAGCGGCCTGCTCGGTCTGTGCGGGGACAACGACATGCGGGAGATCCGCCGCCGGATCGACGAGGGGGACGAAGAGGCCGCTCTCGCGTTCGACATTTACATTCACCGGCTCAAGAAGTACATCGGCGCTTATTACGCCGTCCTCGGCACGGTGGACGCGGTGGCGTTCACGGCCGGGGTCGGCGAGAACGCGGCGCCGGTGCGCGAGGCCGCGATCGCGGGCCTGGAGGGGCTGGGCCTGGCGGTCGACCCGGAGCTGAACGCGGTGCGAGCGGACGAGGCCAGGCTGATCTCTCCGAAGGATGCGCGTGTCGCCGTCGCCGTGGTGCCGACGGATGAAGAACTGGAGATCGCGACCCAGACCTACGCACTGGTCGGAAAGAACAACTGA